A window of Deltaproteobacteria bacterium contains these coding sequences:
- a CDS encoding TetR/AcrR family transcriptional regulator, translated as MWHDAPAPPQPPRHPGAGASREGRHLSEQRRTDAQAVPNGSAATTRSRVFAAAKQALTEKGLEVDIHEVIARAGVGAGTVYRHFSSKEALYRAVANEMVDRTRREFFEIASKYGDARECIARTMELGFRNLRDYGQLAIELFGGIHPPEYGDLFERPALEAFFRALIQRGIQQGHFREDVDLEHAVGVWFALTAPGMLGRLLETRSVEAIAAQTTHFFLAGLSGD; from the coding sequence TTGTGGCATGATGCGCCCGCCCCGCCGCAGCCTCCGCGCCACCCTGGAGCCGGCGCTTCGCGTGAGGGACGACATCTGAGCGAGCAACGACGAACGGATGCGCAGGCCGTCCCGAACGGCAGCGCCGCGACGACAAGATCGCGCGTCTTCGCCGCCGCGAAGCAGGCCCTCACGGAGAAGGGCCTGGAGGTCGACATCCACGAGGTGATCGCGCGGGCCGGGGTCGGCGCCGGGACCGTCTACCGCCACTTCAGCAGCAAGGAGGCGCTCTACCGCGCCGTGGCGAACGAGATGGTGGACCGCACCCGCCGCGAGTTCTTCGAGATCGCCTCCAAGTACGGCGACGCGCGGGAGTGCATCGCCCGCACCATGGAGCTCGGCTTCCGCAACCTGCGCGACTACGGCCAGCTCGCGATCGAGCTGTTCGGCGGCATCCACCCGCCGGAGTACGGCGACCTGTTCGAGCGCCCCGCGCTCGAGGCGTTCTTTCGCGCGCTGATCCAGCGCGGCATCCAGCAGGGCCACTTCCGCGAGGACGTCGACCTCGAGCACGCGGTCGGCGTCTGGTTCGCGCTCACCGCCCCCGGGATGCTCGGGCGGCTGCTCGAGACGCGCAGCGTCGAGGCGATCGCCGCCCAGACGACGCACTTCTTCCTGGCGGGCCTGAGCGGGGACTGA
- a CDS encoding TIGR03619 family F420-dependent LLM class oxidoreductase, producing the protein MELGVTIFATDRSIAPAELAREAEARGFASLFVPEHTHIPVSRETPPPTGERELADEYRRTLDPWVGLATAAAVTSRIRLGSGIALVAQRDPIALAKTIATLDHLSGGRVVVGVGFGWNREEMRDHGVAFERRREHVREVMLAMQALWSEDVAGFAGEHLRFAPSWQWPKPVQQPRPRILLGGGAGPKLFAHLAEWADGWMPIGGAGLREALPALRRALTARGRDPSALHVVPMGVLPERAKLDYYASLGVTEAVLRLPSAPREQVLPVLDHYARFL; encoded by the coding sequence ATGGAGCTCGGCGTCACGATCTTCGCGACCGATCGCTCGATCGCGCCGGCCGAGCTCGCGCGCGAGGCCGAGGCGCGCGGCTTCGCCTCGCTCTTCGTCCCCGAGCACACCCACATCCCGGTGAGCCGCGAGACGCCCCCGCCCACCGGTGAGCGGGAGCTCGCCGACGAGTACCGCCGCACGCTCGATCCGTGGGTGGGGCTCGCGACGGCGGCGGCCGTGACCTCGCGCATCCGGCTCGGCAGCGGCATTGCGCTGGTGGCGCAGCGCGACCCGATCGCGCTCGCCAAGACGATCGCCACGCTCGACCACCTCTCGGGCGGGCGGGTCGTCGTGGGGGTCGGCTTCGGCTGGAACCGCGAGGAGATGCGCGACCACGGCGTGGCGTTCGAGCGTCGCCGCGAGCACGTTCGCGAGGTGATGCTCGCAATGCAGGCGCTCTGGTCGGAGGACGTAGCGGGCTTCGCGGGCGAGCACCTTCGCTTCGCACCGAGCTGGCAGTGGCCGAAGCCGGTGCAGCAGCCGCGGCCGCGCATCCTGCTCGGCGGCGGCGCAGGCCCGAAGCTCTTCGCGCATCTGGCCGAGTGGGCCGACGGCTGGATGCCGATCGGCGGCGCCGGCCTGCGCGAGGCGCTCCCCGCACTGCGCCGCGCCCTCACCGCACGCGGCCGCGATCCGTCGGCGCTGCACGTGGTCCCGATGGGCGTCCTGCCCGAGCGCGCGAAGCTCGACTACTACGCCTCGCTCGGAGTCACGGAGGCCGTGCTGCGCCTGCCCTCCGCCCCGCGCGAGCAGGTCCTCCCCGTCCTCGACCACTACGCCCGGTTCCTCTGA
- a CDS encoding class I adenylate-forming enzyme family protein, with protein MNLMMLLEMAASQAGDRVAVTHGEDRLTYAELFQAAGAAGARARAAGVRSFAMLDESSLAFPIALFGAAWSGLPFVPLNYRLTDQELPALLARVEPALVLSAPEREGALPQRPGVQALPRQDFLRHARSAGAERLAPEWGMDPEEVALLLFTSGTTGAPKAAVLRHGHLVSYILGTVEFLGAAEDAAQLVCVPPYHIAGVASLASSIYSGRRIVLLPSFTAEAWLAAARREKVTHAMVVPTMLARIVDALAGQSSAGLPHLRALSYGGGRMPQPVIERAMELLPGTDFTNAYGLTETSSTIAILGPEDHREAAASDDPAVRRRITSVGRPIPSVRVEIRDAEGRVLPPGERGEVHVAGEQVSGEYLGAGSRLLGDGFFPTRDAGHLDADGYLFLEGRIDDVIVRGAENLSPGEIEDVLREHEAVADAAVVGVPDLQWGEAVAAAIVLKPGCDARAAEIQQWVKERLRSSRTPEHVAFVDALPYNETGKLLRRKVRERFAERAG; from the coding sequence ATGAACCTCATGATGCTGCTCGAGATGGCGGCCTCGCAGGCGGGCGACCGCGTCGCGGTCACGCACGGCGAGGATCGGCTGACCTACGCCGAGCTGTTCCAGGCTGCGGGCGCGGCCGGCGCGCGGGCGCGGGCTGCGGGGGTCCGCAGCTTCGCGATGCTCGACGAGAGCAGCCTCGCCTTTCCGATCGCGCTCTTCGGGGCCGCCTGGTCCGGGCTCCCCTTCGTCCCGCTCAACTACCGGCTCACCGACCAGGAGCTGCCCGCGCTGCTGGCGCGCGTCGAGCCCGCGCTCGTCCTCTCCGCACCCGAGCGCGAGGGCGCGCTCCCGCAGCGGCCCGGCGTCCAGGCGCTCCCGCGGCAGGACTTCCTGCGCCACGCGCGCAGCGCCGGCGCGGAGCGGCTCGCCCCCGAGTGGGGGATGGATCCCGAGGAGGTGGCGCTCCTGCTCTTCACGAGCGGGACGACCGGCGCGCCGAAGGCCGCCGTCCTGCGCCACGGCCACCTGGTGTCCTACATCCTCGGCACGGTCGAGTTCCTGGGCGCGGCCGAGGACGCAGCGCAGCTCGTCTGCGTTCCGCCCTACCACATCGCGGGCGTGGCGTCGCTCGCGAGCAGCATCTACTCGGGGCGGCGCATCGTGCTGCTCCCCTCGTTCACGGCCGAGGCCTGGCTCGCCGCCGCGCGCCGCGAGAAGGTCACCCACGCGATGGTGGTCCCGACCATGCTCGCGCGCATCGTGGACGCGCTCGCCGGCCAGTCGAGCGCCGGCCTTCCCCACCTGCGCGCGCTCTCCTACGGCGGCGGCCGGATGCCCCAGCCCGTGATCGAGCGCGCCATGGAGCTCCTGCCCGGGACCGACTTCACGAACGCCTACGGCCTCACCGAGACCAGCTCGACGATCGCGATCCTCGGCCCCGAGGACCACCGCGAGGCGGCGGCGAGCGACGACCCGGCCGTGCGCCGGCGGATCACCTCCGTGGGCAGGCCCATCCCTTCGGTGCGCGTCGAGATCCGCGACGCCGAGGGCCGGGTCCTCCCGCCCGGCGAGCGCGGCGAGGTCCACGTGGCCGGCGAGCAGGTGTCGGGGGAGTACCTGGGCGCCGGCAGCCGGCTCCTCGGCGACGGCTTCTTCCCGACCCGCGACGCCGGCCACCTCGACGCGGACGGCTACCTCTTCCTCGAAGGCCGCATCGACGACGTGATCGTGCGGGGGGCCGAGAACCTCTCGCCCGGCGAGATCGAGGACGTCCTGCGCGAGCACGAGGCCGTGGCCGACGCCGCCGTCGTCGGCGTCCCCGACCTCCAGTGGGGCGAGGCGGTGGCGGCCGCGATCGTGCTGAAGCCCGGATGCGACGCGCGCGCCGCCGAGATCCAGCAGTGGGTGAAGGAGCGCCTGCGCTCCTCGCGCACGCCGGAGCACGTCGCGTTCGTGGACGCGCTCCCCTACAACGAGACCGGCAAGCTCCTGCGCCGCAAGGTGCGCGAGCGCTTCGCCGAGCGGGCGGGCTAG
- a CDS encoding M20/M25/M40 family metallo-hydrolase has product MSRSLLLAAGLPALLLAPAPAAPFEPSEVEAAAAVARAVEPTVRWLATQDFLIDELDPIADGLMSGLEGRAAFLQQFTNPEEFGELVLANVVALIPGGDLAGEYVVVGGHYDHLSPADCRSLDGDDLCNGAADNASGTAAVLAIARAIAALPAPPRRSIVVALWDAEEAWLIGSKWFTDHPPIPLANVSAYVNLDLIGSNLAPSVRRTSFAVGAESGGALLEQMTADAIAAGDLGIRPLSQIFGQGRSDYAYFLSAHVPIVYFGDSTNACYHSGADEVDVVDFRKLADQAEVAFRLVLALAESEARPTFVPWAPPYLELDYYEDLVVVSELLTGALADLEHFAEEERDDLIALEELARERVALGPEAYELGWAAEIGSTAVDLAYRGLPCDPELLPEPGATAGAAALATIALLGRRRRSRSRAQLRQAARMPRPARLLLAALAALPLPACRITPDEIQRIETENDLLREQIQAMRLECEQYRKIDIGVEKPASPAPAPSPAAAPETPAAETPAPQTPAP; this is encoded by the coding sequence GTGAGCCGCTCCCTGCTTCTCGCCGCAGGCCTCCCGGCCCTGCTCCTCGCGCCCGCACCGGCCGCGCCCTTCGAGCCCTCCGAGGTCGAGGCCGCCGCGGCCGTGGCGCGCGCCGTCGAGCCCACCGTGCGCTGGCTCGCGACCCAGGACTTCCTGATCGACGAGCTCGACCCGATCGCCGACGGGCTGATGAGCGGGCTCGAGGGGCGCGCGGCCTTCCTCCAGCAGTTCACGAACCCCGAGGAGTTCGGCGAGCTGGTGCTCGCGAACGTCGTCGCCCTGATCCCGGGCGGCGACCTCGCCGGCGAGTACGTGGTGGTGGGTGGCCACTACGACCACCTGTCGCCGGCCGATTGTCGCTCACTCGACGGCGACGACCTCTGCAACGGCGCCGCCGACAACGCCTCCGGCACGGCCGCGGTGCTCGCGATCGCGCGCGCCATCGCCGCGCTGCCCGCACCGCCGCGCCGCTCGATCGTCGTCGCGCTCTGGGACGCCGAGGAGGCCTGGCTGATCGGCTCCAAGTGGTTCACCGATCATCCGCCGATCCCGCTCGCGAACGTGTCGGCCTACGTGAACCTCGACCTGATCGGCTCGAACCTCGCGCCGAGCGTGCGGCGCACGAGCTTCGCCGTGGGCGCCGAGTCGGGCGGTGCGCTCCTCGAGCAGATGACCGCCGACGCGATCGCGGCGGGCGACCTCGGGATCCGCCCGCTCTCCCAGATCTTCGGCCAGGGCCGCAGCGACTACGCCTATTTCCTCTCCGCCCACGTCCCGATCGTCTACTTCGGGGACTCGACGAACGCCTGCTATCACAGCGGCGCCGACGAGGTCGACGTCGTCGACTTCCGCAAGCTCGCCGACCAGGCCGAGGTGGCCTTCCGCCTGGTCCTCGCGCTCGCCGAGTCGGAGGCGCGCCCGACCTTCGTGCCCTGGGCGCCGCCCTACCTGGAGCTCGACTACTACGAGGACCTCGTGGTGGTCTCCGAGCTGCTCACGGGCGCGCTCGCCGACCTCGAGCACTTCGCCGAGGAGGAGCGCGACGACCTGATCGCCCTCGAGGAGCTGGCACGCGAGCGCGTCGCACTGGGCCCGGAGGCGTACGAGCTCGGTTGGGCGGCCGAGATCGGCAGCACGGCGGTCGACCTCGCCTACCGCGGCCTCCCCTGCGACCCGGAGCTGCTGCCGGAGCCGGGGGCGACGGCCGGCGCTGCCGCCCTCGCGACGATTGCGCTCCTCGGCCGGCGGCGGCGGAGCCGGAGCCGCGCGCAGCTCCGCCAAGCTGCGCGCATGCCGCGCCCCGCCCGCCTCCTGCTGGCTGCGCTCGCCGCCCTCCCCCTGCCCGCCTGCCGGATCACGCCCGACGAGATCCAGCGCATCGAGACCGAGAACGATCTCCTGCGCGAGCAGATCCAGGCGATGCGCCTCGAGTGCGAGCAGTACCGCAAGATCGACATCGGGGTGGAGAAGCCTGCGTCTCCGGCCCCGGCGCCCTCCCCCGCAGCGGCGCCCGAGACACCGGCAGCCGAGACGCCAGCTCCCCAGACGCCCGCTCCCTGA